Proteins from one Sarcophilus harrisii chromosome 2, mSarHar1.11, whole genome shotgun sequence genomic window:
- the ARG2 gene encoding arginase-2, mitochondrial isoform X2 produces MGDLSFTPVTNDELYNNLVVNPRSVGLANQELAEAVSRAVSSGHRCLTVGGDHSLAIGSISGHVRHCPDLCVIWVDAHADINTPLTTLSGSLHGQPVSFLLRELQDKVPSLPGFSWIKPCLSSPDIVYIGLRDVDPAEHFILKNYDILNFSMRDIDRLGIQKVMEQTFEQLISKKQRPIHLSFDIDAFDPSLAPATGTPVVGGLTYREGMYITEEIHNTGLLSALDLVEVNPLLATSEEEVKATAGLAVDVIASSFGQKREGQHDGYDHLPTPSSPDESDSEECVRI; encoded by the exons ATGGGAGATCTCAGTTTCACCCCTGTGACCAACGATGAGCTCTATAACAACCTGGTTGTGAATCCTCGATCAGTGGGCCTTGCCAATCAGGAATTAGCAGAAGCAGTTAGCAGGGCTGTGTCTTCTGGACACCGATGCCTCACTGTGGGAGGAGACCACAG TCTGGCAATTGGTTCCATTAGTGGTCATGTCCGGCACTGCCCAGATTTGTGTGTTATCTGGGTTGACGCTCATGCTGACATCAACACACCCCTTACCACTTTGTCTGGGAGTCTGCATGGACAGccagtttctttccttctcagagAACTGCAGGACAAG gTGCCATCACTTCCAGGATTCTCCTGGATCAAGCCCTGTCTCTCATCCCCAGATATTGTATATATTGGCCTAAGGGATGTGGATCCTGCTGAACA TTTTATTCTAAAAAACTATGACATCTTAAACTTTTCAATGAGAGATATTGACCGCCTTGGAATCCAGAAGGTCATGGAACAGACATTTGAACAACTGATCAGCAA AAAACAAAGACCAATTCATCTAAGCTTTGATATTGATGCTTTTGACCCTTCACTGGCTCCAGCAACAGGAACTCCCGTTGTCGGTGGGTTGACTTATCGGGAAGGCATGTATATTACAGAGGAAATACATAATACAG GTTTGCTGTCAGCCCTGGATCTGGTTGAAGTCAATCCTCTCTTGGCTACTTCAGAGGAGGAAGTGAAGGCCACAGCTGGACTGGCTGTGGATGTGATCGCCTCGAGCTTCGGCCAGAAGAGGGAAGGACAGCATGATGGCTATGACCATCTCCCCACTCCCAGTTCACCAGATGAATCAGACAGTGAAGAATGTGTTCGAATTTAG